In Monodelphis domestica isolate mMonDom1 chromosome 1, mMonDom1.pri, whole genome shotgun sequence, the sequence TTGGATTGCTTCCAGATCTTGGGACTCCCCTCCCGCTCCCTCCCCCTGAACCTcgcagagaaaagagggaaaaaagaaaaagaaaaactcaaaagttTTTTGTTTCATCAAGTCTGTTTCGAGCGAGTAACTGAAACTCAGATCATAaccagagaagggaaaagagagaggggaaaaaccaAAGGCTGAAAGTGGAAATGAAAAGGGATTGTGTGTTTTTGCTttgttcctcctcctctccccaccgCCCTTTCTCCTGCTCCTTAAAAAGCAGGTGATGAGGAAACCCCAGGTGAGGTCTTCCCTGGAACTTTTAGCACAGTGTAATCCGTCCCACTGGAGAAGGTAGAATGGTTGCattttttgttgaatgactaaaAAGTGCATTTCGACTTTGttttgatcattattattattatctgtttGTCTTAAACTAGCAGATCAGAGCGTGTTCTCCTCCCATTCGGTGCCAGGACCCCTGCTCGTTACCGGTATTTGGGAGGAATCACCACAAGGGGCTGCCCATCCTTCGGCCTCCACATGAGGACTTGAGCATCATTGGCATTCGGTTTGACAAGGGCACTAGGTGGTATTGGCTCATTCTTACTCAGGATCTGGGGCTGCTCTTGGGCAGTTGGCTCCCGGAGCTTGGCACGTTGTCCCAAGGGCCTGTTGGGGTTCACCTCGATGTTCAGCTGCATCCTCCAATGGAGAGTCTGAAGGATTACCATGTCGTTGGTGGCGGTGTTGGTGGCCACCAGCCAGGTGGTGAAGCTCTGATCTCGGTAGATGCTGGTCAGTTTGGCCACGTTGCTCTCGCTGACCGGCACTGCCCACGTGACACTGGGGTAGAAATTGTCGTTCATGCTGATGATAAACTTGGAGTCTCTTTTGGTGGGACCCACAATGGTGCAAGTCTCTGTGGTGTTACCATACCAAGGGTAGTTCACCCCATCTGAGTCACTGATGGCCTGGATCTTCCCTGTTTGAAGGTCTGGGAGCTCCCAGCTGGACCTGGAAATTAGGATTATCAATTAATTATTTATCCAAACAATTCACTGATTTTAGGATTTCACTCTAGAGTGTTCTGATCTGTAAATATTTCTATTCTTCCCATGTAGATTTAGACTGCCAGACCCTACCTCTCTGGCCCCTTTTCCTCAGGATCATCTTCAAAATCAAGCTAATAGGGAAcagagctaggtggttcagtggtctGAGAGGCCAGGCCTAGGgaacagaaggtcctaggttcaaatctggcctcagatgcttcctagctgtgggaccctgggtgagtcacttaaaccccatcgCCCAGCCTTTGGAACCagtgtacagtattgattcaaagacagaatgtcagtcaaaaaaaaatcagtctaatAGCGTGCCATGGTCATAATGCCAGATCCAAGAAGCTGCTGGGGGTCTTGGTCTCAGCCATGGTTATATTACTTAATTATTTCCCCATCCCTAGCCAGAAGATGGTAACAATGACCCCTGGCTCTGGGCTGGGATGAGAAAAGTCTCTTCACAATTAGAAAAGAACCTTGCAGAGGGCAAGCACTGGGCAAGAAGTAGAGGGCAAATGAAATAGGAATGGTTCCCCTTACCTTCttggctttttttcccccaccaaGAAAGGCAACATGGCCTCGGGCAGATTTGGAGGTAAACCATATTGGAAACCCTGGGGAGCACTCTGGGGAAGGGGGAATCTCCACGCTTTTTGAAATTATTGTACATGTGATTTCCCCCTCCTGTTCCTATATTTGTGCTGCCTGCCCTGCTGCTTCCAGCACATTCCAACAAACTTGTTAGGTCCTGTATGGCCTTGCTCTGGGCTCTGCATGTCCTCCAATGGGCGATGTTAcccctcagtttgttcatctgtaaaatggtgcgGTTGGACTGttgtctaaggtccctttccaGCGCTAAATCC encodes:
- the FAM78A gene encoding protein FAM78A, whose translation is MPSLPWDCWHFLEIKLVLYAMGCIQSISSKSKIFRESISVIDVKASIDPIPTSIDESSSVVLRYRTPHFRASAQVVVPPIPKKETWIVGWIQACSHMEFYNHYGEQGMSSWELPDLQTGKIQAISDSDGVNYPWYGNTTETCTIVGPTKRDSKFIISMNDNFYPSVTWAVPVSESNVAKLTSIYRDQSFTTWLVATNTATNDMVILQTLHWRMQLNIEVNPNRPLGQRAKLREPTAQEQPQILSKNEPIPPSALVKPNANDAQVLMWRPKDGQPLVVIPPKYR